Genomic window (Primulina eburnea isolate SZY01 chromosome 8, ASM2296580v1, whole genome shotgun sequence):
TGACATATTTGATCTTCTGTGCCCTCTCCAATGCATCTCCTCCTTTTATAAGAACTCCATTGTTAGCTCCAACCCCTGTTGCAACCATGACAGCAGTTGGTGTTGCTAACCCCAGTGCACATGGACATGCGATTACGACAACAGATATTGCGAACATGAGGGAAAAGACAAAATAGTTGCCATTTTCTGGCAACCACTCCTTGGGGTAAGCTCCAAGAATTCCAGCAAGATACCTACAAGTAGTTGCCAAATAGAGAGTAAAAAATACAACAAAGATGCTTGACACTCCACTGTACATAGATGAAAGCACCTTTGCTAAAATACATACTCCGACAATCCAAATTTGGGAGTAACTTGCTACGCTGATACTTTATCTTTTCGATATTttaaacatacatataaaataacCACAAGAATTTCTTTCCCAATAAGAGGCAGTATAGCTGTGATCGCAGAAATTAATCAATACACCAGTTTGAATGTAGTAATCTTACCATCCTAGCAATGTTAACGATGCCAGAGTTACTACTGCAGGGACAAAAATGCTTGCGATCTGTATAAAAGAACAATGGCAAAAATAAACAAATTGATCAACTTGAGAATATCTCCAGGATGGACAAATTATCAGAAAGAAAACTAACCGAGACAGCAGAGAAATATAGAAACAAACAGACCAATAAAGTCTTGTCATACCAAATTCGTTATTCACATAGCAAGATGCTCTAATTGTTTCCCATTTCTTAATACCATATTATTTCAATTTAATGCACCTTCAAACAAAAAATACTCACAAAGTCAGCAAACTTCTGAATGGGAGCTTTAGACATCTGTGCAGTCTCAACGAGGGATATAATTTGGCTTAAGATTGTGTTTGATCCGACTTTGTTGGCCTGTATATTAAGTAAACCATGCAAGTTTATCGTCCCCCCAATAACTGACAAACCGGCCTCCTTCGGAACAGGAGCAGATTCACCGGTGACCATACTCTCATTTACATAACTTGAACCCCGTACAACCAAACCATCAGCAGGAATCTTTGTTCCTGGAATTACTTTCAATATGTCCCCAGGCTGAATCAACAAAGCATCAATTTCTCTTTCTCCCACTACTTTGCCACCTGCAACGCTAATGATTTATTCAGCACAACATTGTTGGCGAAAATATCAGTCCATTCCAAGGTATTGAAAAAGTTCTTGTATAATGAAGCAAGAAACACAAACCTTTGTCTGTGATAAGCAGTATAGCAGTCGCAGGAGCAAGCTCCACGAGCTTTTTGATGGCATCCGAGGTCTTTCCCTTGGCAAGACTTTCTAAGTACTTACCAAAAAGTACAAACGTTATAAGCATTGCACTGGTTTCAAAGTATGTTGGAGACCAAAACCCAGTCATTGCACCATACAGTAACGCACATACAGAGTAAAAATAAGAAGCTGAAGTTCCCAATGCAACCAGGACATCCATGTTTGTAGAACCATTTCTGAGTGCTCTCCAAGCAGCGACATAGAAACGTTTACCAATGACAAATTGAACAACAGTGACCAAACCCCATTTCAGCCAATCACCCATTTGGAAAGGACCACAGCGCCAAAGTAGTAAAGAATATAAAAGAGGTATACGAGGGCAGACTATTCGCATTAAAATGACAGGAACCTGGTAAAAATTGACCAGGAGTTAACAAAGAAAAAAAGTGTCTTAAttggaataaataaataaattagaagttcaagtttcaaaaacCAATATCCCAAATGTAATCATCTAATTGGTTTGAAGTGTGAAATTGCTTCCAGTTAACACTGCATACCAAAGAAACTTTACAAGTTCTTTAAGCGTAACAAATTAGGGAAATGAAGTAACTCACGCTGAGAAACAAGCTGGCAGTGAAAAGTCGAAACATGTTTGAAGATTCTTGCAGATCCTTAGAAGTCATTCTAGTATATGGGTTCTTGACAAAAAACTTAAATTTTCCTTGGCTGCCACTCTCAATGCCATCAACTAAAGTTCTAGAACCAAGGAGCTCTGGATCAAAATGGATTTCTAATTCCTTAGATGTTCGATCATAATAAAACTGCCGCACGCCATTTAAGTTGCAAAGAACACTTTCCAACATCTGTACATCCATTTCACTAGTAATCCCAGTAACACCTAGCACAAGTTTATTCTGCTCGTTACTCTGAACAAATGAAGCTTCAAATCCAGCATCTTCaattgcattgattatatcatccTTACTGATGACAGTTGAGTCATATTGAACCTCCCCTAAAGACGTAGCCAAAGCAACTACAGCCTTTTCAACACCAGGTAGCTTCTTCAGAATCCCTTCCACGGAATTTACGCAAGCTGCACATGTCATGCCTCCTATTGTAAACTGACCTATTAACATCCCACGTGGCTTAGAACAAGATACACTTGGTTCGGCAATGATTTCTGCCTCAAATCCAGCATCTTCAATTGCATTTGCAATATCGTCTTCCTGAAACAAGAAACGGAACAACTCACGGCTCAATTAACATCATTAATTGAGAGGAATTAAGAGCTTTTGAAGTGCAAAATTATTGCAAAGGAGGAAAGATGCACAATAATCACCACAATTCAACATTTTCATCCACCCCCCACCCCCCaaacaaaaaaaagaaaaaaataaaaaaacacacTACCACAGGATcgaaattatataaatatttccaCCTTTCATATAATAATGTCAAATGAACTAAAAGAGGTTGCCACTGATCACATAATGCAAAGTAGTGCAAACATGAAATGGAAAAGGAATATAATCATTTTAATGTTAAAGCATGACTGAAAGATTTGCAGGAAAATTAGAATGCGAGCAACAACTACGTCCAGAGGAAGACTGCAGAGTTCATGGATTCAATTGAATACCAAACTGTGGTATTCTACATAAGCTCACAACTTGAATCTCAATTGCAAAATATCATAACCACTCCATGGAGTCTATCATCTCAAATTAATGTTTTTCCAGTCCAAAAATCAACTCCAGCAGTCCGAAGAAGATTCATTACAGCCCTTTTTCTCACGAAAGCGTAGAGAAGCTTGCTTGCAACTATAATCAATTATAATCTAACATTCCACCATGTATTACTGTCAATCTTGCTAAATTAACCAAGTCAAACGTAAAAAGAGTTGCCAGAAACGTACCACAAGGGAATCAAGTGAAAGCAACTTATTGCCCCCTATAATAGGAGAATTAATGATGCATTCAACTGATCTAATCCCGCCTATCCAATCAGGACTTTCAAAATTGTAGAGAATCCCAAACGAATTTCAGCAATAAAAAAAGTCATTACTTGGGAGCTAGTAACACACAGGAATGCCAATCCATGCATATGCATTCAATTAATCAAACACTTAAAGAGGGTCGTGGGAACGAGGGAGGGGGGGAGGGAGAGCTGAGCAGACCTGGACCGAGGCAGGATCAAAGGTAACATCAGCCTTGTTTTGAAGCAAGGCGACTGATGCTTTGACAACCCCGTTGAGACCGTTGAGAGCAGATTCAACGGAGTTAGAACACGCCGCACAAGTCATACCCGTAACGTTGACCTGAATCCTGCGCAAATTAGACGGATTATGCCGGTCATATGAGCTGAGCAACCCTTCCTCCTCATCGGCGGAATCTCTCCCGACAGACGCCGTCAGCTGCAGGCCGGTAATGCTCGGCGCCATTAAAAAACCCTTGAGATGCCCAGGGAGAAAGATACAATTTTTCAATTGAAAAAGCTTGTATATTTGCAGAGGTATAAGAGAATGACAAATCTGTGGGTGGGGCGTGGAATTAAATCGTTCAAGGCAAAGGGTTGAAAGAGGAACGAATTGTTGTACTACACCAACACCAACGAGTTGTACTGCATGAAATTTGGTAGGTTTGGTGATGGGAAATCTTGTTAATGACGATACATCATAGACTGGATACAGTAattactttgattaattaaagaGAACGGGTCGCGGTTTGGATAACTGGGCGGAGAAATGGTCGCATGGGGTTGACGGTGGCGGACACGGCTGCAGCCGCCGTCCAGAACCATTTGATTTGACTCAAACCACGCGAAATACTAGGACTAATCAAAATGCAAAAGAACCTTCGCAGCACATAATGGATGGGATGGCCCACAAACGTCATAATCACTTGATTTAATTTTAATGGATTCGTTAATCTTAGTTGATTTGGTTATCAACCCACTTTCCACCAAATCCGTGGACAGGACGGATCGGGTGTTGCATGCTCCGAGCCAATTATGCTCTAA
Coding sequences:
- the LOC140838620 gene encoding copper-transporting ATPase RAN1, whose translation is MAPSITGLQLTASVGRDSADEEEGLLSSYDRHNPSNLRRIQVNVTGMTCAACSNSVESALNGLNGVVKASVALLQNKADVTFDPASVQEDDIANAIEDAGFEAEIIAEPSVSCSKPRGMLIGQFTIGGMTCAACVNSVEGILKKLPGVEKAVVALATSLGEVQYDSTVISKDDIINAIEDAGFEASFVQSNEQNKLVLGVTGITSEMDVQMLESVLCNLNGVRQFYYDRTSKELEIHFDPELLGSRTLVDGIESGSQGKFKFFVKNPYTRMTSKDLQESSNMFRLFTASLFLSVPVILMRIVCPRIPLLYSLLLWRCGPFQMGDWLKWGLVTVVQFVIGKRFYVAAWRALRNGSTNMDVLVALGTSASYFYSVCALLYGAMTGFWSPTYFETSAMLITFVLFGKYLESLAKGKTSDAIKKLVELAPATAILLITDKGGKVVGEREIDALLIQPGDILKVIPGTKIPADGLVVRGSSYVNESMVTGESAPVPKEAGLSVIGGTINLHGLLNIQANKVGSNTILSQIISLVETAQMSKAPIQKFADFIASIFVPAVVTLASLTLLGWYLAGILGAYPKEWLPENGNYFVFSLMFAISVVVIACPCALGLATPTAVMVATGVGANNGVLIKGGDALERAQKIKYVIFDKTGTLTQGKATVTTAKVFSGMDRGEFLALVASAEASSEHPLAKAILEYARHFHEFDEPNTTTNTQTDRLQSKSFGWLLDASDFSALPGQGVQCFIGGKKILVGNRKLMTENWITIPNHVENFVVELEESAKTGILVAYDNVLIGVLGVADPLKREAAVVVEGLKKMGVNPVMVTGDNWRTARAVAKEVGITDVRAEVMPAGKADVICSLQKDGSVVAMVGDGINDSPALAAADVGMAIGAGTDIAIEAADYVLMRSSLEDVITAIDLSRKTFSRIRLNYFFAMAYNVIAIPVAAGVLFPWLKLKLPPWVAGACMAFSSVSVVCSSLLLRRYKKPRLTTILEITVE